In a single window of the Myxococcales bacterium genome:
- a CDS encoding DUF1287 domain-containing protein — protein sequence MLLGARKTAINADAYVGGYESLRFPMGDVARDHGVCTDVIVRALRNAGLDLQAAVAADIRKAPRAYPMVKGKGDPNIDHRRVKTLLPYLRRNLEEHTAALADPRDPVRPGDLVLFDTFPSRSGPDHIGVVSDRRADSGHLLVINNWTDGGVTGEMDLLAWVPVTHRFRLAPPRRR from the coding sequence GTGCTCCTGGGCGCGCGCAAGACCGCGATCAACGCCGACGCCTACGTCGGCGGCTACGAGAGCCTGCGCTTCCCGATGGGCGACGTCGCCCGCGACCACGGGGTGTGCACCGACGTCATCGTGCGGGCGCTGCGCAACGCCGGCCTCGACCTGCAGGCCGCGGTCGCCGCCGACATCCGCAAGGCGCCGCGCGCGTACCCGATGGTCAAGGGCAAGGGCGACCCCAACATCGATCACCGCCGGGTCAAGACCCTGCTGCCGTATCTGCGCCGCAACCTCGAGGAGCACACCGCCGCGCTGGCCGACCCGCGCGACCCGGTGCGCCCCGGCGACCTGGTCCTGTTCGACACGTTCCCGTCGCGGTCCGGGCCCGACCACATCGGCGTCGTGTCCGACCGCCGCGCCGACAGCGGCCACCTGCTCGTGATCAACAACTGGACCGACGGCGGCGTCACCGGCGAGATGGATCTGCTGGCGTGGGTGCCCGTCACCCACCGGTTCCGGCTGGCGCCCCCGCGTCGACGCTGA